A single Pseudochaenichthys georgianus chromosome 10, fPseGeo1.2, whole genome shotgun sequence DNA region contains:
- the LOC117454446 gene encoding storkhead-box protein 2-like isoform X2: MSPISQSQFIPLGEVLLLAISAMNSAHKAVTQEALTEHLQTCFPGVPTPTEEVLHHTLSMLVRERKIYPTPDGYFIVTPQTYFITPSLIRTSSKWYHLDERSADRHHQQQQQQNQQQHQNQQHQQTQCTSPLSGTITPSTSGAVRERTHPKSSQNHSGGGGGDPFYNNSYRGDDPPSHHTTLQRRSPKDHREAYSSPHSPQTPPQPAGSNAEKSRSTLGFPFKTDTLTKHRSGGGGGGGGEIEKPAGGGSGTGSRKFGLKLFRLSFKKDKTKQLATFSAQFPPEEWPLRDEETPSQLPRHVEMEIIRRINPDLTVENLARHTAVMKRLEEERAQRSKASSANQSSRSRRSGGRHRKQSQTKLSRSHSKTRASRGEPSDLELDRDYRAYSSSLARSPREHALAMDRQRARLHLAHSNPNILESSHLPVTPEWDVSGELAKRRTEMPFPEPSHGPSAHHSKVHRSHSHTQERKSRNERSDKAKERSRSMDNSKGPLRAGLIGPPDYYDERSRYYTDDGTLRANQSTSHYSRATPTSNKLPADSLGLDGGRSLEKSKSRDSLPAYSPKPLLCALPPDDYFQCSGSSETALLAANSLGTLGRSSHDGLKLGSADRQTPHPLENKEDLSKLGPKGGSLPPIPLSLPDPPLPNGRPPHSASSGQEKRKEIFSKDTLFKPPPSLPLPGYSSLRKTPALASSTLSSSCDVLDSQEAYDAPKPLVATPSAPPQGIEPTTSAAEASFDYYNVSDDDELEEGGTKGRGEAGNAGGGVAGMGGGGAGTMQWLLEREKERDLQRRFERTLTFPGVKETLPEPSQNQQSAHSARLDSMDSSSVTVDSGFNSPRTRESLASNTSSIVESSRRQNLALSPGHLGIATGTGPPFSFRAIPEPAGTQPEKLQKPSACLASITSV; the protein is encoded by the exons GTGTTCCCACCCCAACAGAGGAGGTTCTGCACCACACACTAAGCATGCTGGTCCGTGAGCGGAAGATCTACCCAACCCCCGATGGATATTTTATCGTAACCCCCCAGACGTACTTCATCACACCGAGCCTAATCCGAACCAGTTCCAAGTGGTACCACTTAGACGAGCGATCCGCTGACCGCCACcaccaacagcagcagcagcagaaccagcagcagcaccagAACCAGCAGCATCAGCAGACACAGTGCACCTCCCCCCTCTCTGGCACCATCACGCCCTCCACCTCTGGAGCCGTACGAGAACGAACACACCCAAAGTCCAGCCAGAACCACAGTGGGGGCGGAGGTGGGGATCCTTTTTACAACAACAGTTACCGTGGAGACGACCCCCCTAGCCACCACACCACCCTGCAGCGTCGATCTCCCAAAGACCACCGGGAAGCGTACTCGTCTCCGCATTCCCCGCAAACCCCTCCTCAGCCAGCAGGAAGCAACGCAGAAAAAAGTCGCAGCACCCTTGGGTTCCCCTTCAAGACGGACACGCTCACGAAGCATCGAagtgggggagggggaggaggaggcggagAGATAGAAAAACCAGCAGGTGGAGGAAGTGGGACAGGAAGTCGGAAATTTGGTTTGAAGCTGTTCCGTCTAAGCTTTAAAAAGGACAAGACCAAGCAGCTGGCCACCTTCTCTGCACAGTTCCCGCCTGAAGAGTGGCCGCTGCGGGACGAGGAGACGCCCAGCCAGCTGCCCCGCCATGTGGAGATGGAGATCATCCGCAGAATCAACCCCGACCTCACGGTGGAGAACCTCGCCCGGCACACAGCCGTCATGAAGCGCCTCGAGGAAGAGCGTGCTCAAAGGAGCAAAGCGtcgtcagccaatcagagctcaaGGAGTAGGAGAAGTGGGGGGAGACACAGGAAGCAGTCTCAGACCAAACTCAGTCGCTCACATAGCAAGACGAGGGCGTCCCGCGGCGAGCCGAGCGACCTGGAGCTGGACCGGGACTACAGAGCCTACTCGTCCTCGCTGGCTCGGTCGCCTAGGGAACACGCCCTGGCCATGGATCGGCAGCGAGCCCGCCTCCACCTGGCACACAGTAACCCCAACATCCTGGAGTCCTCCCACCTGCCTGTTACACCAGAGTGGGATGTGTCCGGGGAACTTGCCAAGCGGCGCACAGAGATGCCTTTCCCAGAGCCGAGCCACGGTCCATCAGCCCACCACTCCAAAGTCCACCGCTCCCACTCCCACACCCAGGAGAGGAAATCCAGAAACGAGCGCAGCGACAAGGCCAAGGAGCGCTCCAGGTCCATGGACAATTCTAAAGGACCGCTTAGAGCAGGGTTGATTGGCCCACCCGATTATTACGACGAGCGGAGCCGGTACTATACTGACGATGGCACTCTGCGAGCCAATCAGAGCACTTCTCACTACTCTCGTGCCACCCCCACCTCGAATAAACTGCCTGCAGATTCTCTGGGATTGGATGGTGGCAGGAGTTTAGAGAAGAGTAAGAGCAGGGACAGCCTGCCTGCATACTCACCCAAACCCCTGCTCTGCGCCCTCCCACCCGACGATTACTTCCAGTGCTCAGGGTCCTCGGAGACGGCTCTCTTAGCAGCAAACTCCCTGGGGACCCTGGGCAGGAGCAGCCATGATGGACTGAAGCTAGGCAGCGCTGACAGACAGACACCCCATCCCCTCGAAAATAAGGAGGACTTGTCAAAGTTGGGTCCTAAGGGTGGCAGTCTGCCTCCAatacccctctccctccctgacCCCCCTCTTCCTAATGGCAGACCTCCCCACAGTGCCTCCTCGGGTCAGGAGAAACGTAAGGAAATCTTTAGTAAAGACACACTCTTCAAAccccctcccagcctcccccTGCCCGGCTACAGCTCCCTTAGAAAAACCCCGGCCCTCGCCTCCTCTACTTTGTCCTCGTCCTGCGATGTTCTGGATTCCCAGGAGGCCTATGATGCCCCCAAGCCTCTGGTGGCCACACCGTCCGCCCCCCCACAGGGGATTGAACCCACTACCAGTGCTGCAGAGGCCTCCTTTGACTACTACAATGTCTCAGATGATGATGAACTAGAGGAGGGTGGGACTAAAGGTCGAGGAGAGGCCGGGAATGCGGGAGGGGGTGTTGCTGGGATGGGAGGCGGGGGGGCAGGGACAATGCAGTGGCTGTTGGAGAGGGAGAAGGAGCGGGATCTACAAAGGAGGTTTGAAAGAACTCTCACCTTCCCTGGTGTTAAAGAAACCCTTCCAGAGCCCAGTCAGAACCAGCAGTCGGCCCACTCTGCTCGACTGGACAGCATGGACTCCAGCTCCGTCACTGTGGACAGTGGATTCAACTCACCACG gacCAGGGAGAGCCTGGCCTCCAACACCTCCTCCATAGTGGAGAGCAGTCGTCGGCAGAACCTGGCTCTGAGCCCGGGACACCTCGGCATCGCCACCGGCACGGGCCCCCCCTTCTCCTTCCGCGCCATCCCAGAACCTGCGGGCACCCAGCCGGAGAAACTCCAGAAGCCTAGCGCCTGCCTTGCATCAATCACCAGTGTCTAG